A single Dunckerocampus dactyliophorus isolate RoL2022-P2 chromosome 2, RoL_Ddac_1.1, whole genome shotgun sequence DNA region contains:
- the LOC129177411 gene encoding eotaxin-like: MRLNLILLCLTAWVTSVLSTQRPGVNCCPGLSNTKVRLQNIVNYTIQSVGVCPIKAVLFYTRSGKRICADPDRCWTQEAMLKVDGGVSLQRRQHNNNLAGGCVTAPPRVKSKKAQRRRVRKLRRLKVQEMLARRRKRQ, translated from the exons ATGAGACTCAACCTAATTCTTCTCTGCTTGACCGCGTGGGTGACCTCGGTCCTCTCAA CTCAGAGGCCTGGTGTAAACTGTTGTCCTGGCTTGTCCAACACCAAAGTGCGACTTCAGAACATTGTGAACTACACCATTCAGTCTGTGGGCGTCTGTCCCATTAAAGCCGTTTT GTTTTACACTCGCAGTGGAAAACGCATTTGTGCAGACCCCGACAGATGTTGGACACAGGAAGCTATGTTAAAAGTGGATGGAGGAGTTTCGCTGCAGCGTCGACAGCATAACAACAATTTAGCAGGCGGCTGTGTGACAGCGCCACCACGCGTCAAGTCAAAAAAGGCACAAAGGAGGAGAGTTCGCAAATTAAGAAGGCTGAAAGTGCAGGAAATGCTtgccagaagaagaaaaaggcaaTAA
- the LOC129177529 gene encoding monocyte chemotactic protein 1B-like, with product MMAAVNLVSLFLLTVMVSGALAQGRLADCCRRIKDTQIHRDLLTKYYVQRPPSCSLQAVVFSTVQGKRICADPDKLWTQTSMAYLDGKNCHVPH from the exons ATGATGGCGGCTGTTAACTTGGTCTCCCTTTTTTTGCTTACTGTCATGGTGTCCGGCGCCTTAGCTCAAG GAAGGCTCGCGGACTGTTGTCGCAGAATCAAAGACACGCAAATCCATCGAGACCTGCTGACAAAGTACTACGTTCAACGGCCGCCGTCTTGTTCTCTGCAGGCTGTTGT TTTCAGCACAGTGCAAGGCAAGAGAATCTGTGCTGACCCTGACAAGTTGTGGACACAGACCAGCATGGCATACCTTGATGGAAAGAACTGTCATGTTCCTCATTGA